The Hymenobacter sp. DG01 sequence AAAATCCCTGTGCGGGAAATTAGCGCCCGGAGCTTTTCCAAATTCGGGACTTTGCCATAGCCGCGCCAGGCATAGGCCGTAGTAGGCGAAGAATGTCTCAGCGGCCGGGTACTGGCACAGGCTAAAAACACAAAACCCCAGTTCTGAAGCAGAACTGGGGTTTTGATACTTAATGGTGGTCACGTAGGGAGTCGAACCCCAAACCTTCTGATTCGTAGTCAGATGCTCTATCCAATTGAGCTACGCAACCATTTTGTTACCGTTTCCGGAGCGTTCCTCCGTTTTGGTTGTGCAAAGATAGCGGGTAAATTTCCGGACCTGCAAGCAGTAAGGTAAAATTCGTGCAGAAAAAGGAAGCGAAAGATTGCAAGATGCTGAAATTCAGCTGAAATTTTTTTGCTCTTTTTCGACGCCTCGCTGAAGCACCCGCTTGAGGGCCCGGGTAAACAAGAAGTACAGGCCGAACAATGACACGGCCACCAGCACTACCACCAGCACTTTGCCGGCCGTGCCGGTATCGGGGTCCTGAATCAGCAGCAGCACATCCTGGGCCTTTGTGCCGAGCCAGTAGAAAAACAGAGTACGGGGCAGCATACCCACTACCGAAGCCGTGAGAAACTGTCGGCGCGGGACGCCCATAACGGCCAGGATAAACGTGATAAGCGCAAAAGGCAGCACCGGCGAGAGGCGCGTGAGCAGCACCAGCCGCCAGCTGTCGGCGCGCAGCTCGTGCATGATGGCGTGCGCCTTCGGAAACTTTTCCAGCAGCCCGATCAGCTTTCCTTTGTCGAGGGAGGTAGCCAGCATGTGGCCAAACAAAGCGGCCAGCATGTAGGTCAGGAGCATGCCCGCAAAGCCAGGCCAGCCAAAGTAAAACGCCGTAACCAGCACCACCACCGTGGTATGGGTGAGGGCAAACGTCATGGTAAAGGCCACCACCACAAAATACAGCAGCATCTGCAGGGCCGAGGGATGCCGTAGCCACTCGGCATTTTCGTGCAGGCCCCAGGCCAGGATACTATCCCCGACCAAGGGCAGTATCGCCAGCAGAAATAGGGAAACCAGGGTGGAAGTATTCTGGTGGAAAAGCTCTTTCAGAAAAGCCATAGGCAGCAAAAACAAGCGGCCGGCAGTGTGCGGCCGGCCCGAAGGTAAGAACGTAAGAACCGGCGCGAAGGCTGCGCTTGCCTTGCGGCCCCAGTAGGGGGTAGGCAAGCGGGCGTAAACTTTTTGGCCGGGTTGAGGTACCATGCACCGGGGGGGCGGCCCGTGGCTGGCGGTGCCAAAGCTGCCGGCGCATGGTTACCTTTGCCTTCATTACGGCAGACTATTATTCCTTTTCTTTCAGCTTTTACCGCATGAAATTCGGAACCAAGGCAATTCACGCGGGCGTACATCCCGACCCCACCACCGGGGCCATCATGACGCCCATTTACCAGACCTCGACCTATGTGCAACGCTCGCCCGGCGACCACAAAGGCTTCGAGTACTCGCGTACCCACAACCCTACCCGCTCGCAACTGCAGGACGCACTGGCGGCCCTCGATAACGGCAAGCACGGCCTGGCCTTTGCCACCGGTATGGCCGCCATCGACTGCATTGTGAAGCTGCTACAGCCCGGCGACGAGGTTATCAGCACCAACGACCTGTACGGCGGCTCTTACCGCCTGTTCACGAAGGTGTACCAGAACTACGGCATCAAGTTTCACTTTGTGCCCATGCATGACATGACGGCCGTGGAAGCCGCCGTAACCGAGCGCACCAAGCTGATTTGGGTGGAAACCCCTACTAACCCCCTGCTCAATGTCATCGATATTGCAGCGGCTTCGGCCGTAGCCAAAAAAGCCGGGGCTCTGCTGGTGGTCGATAATACGTTCAGCACCCCCTACCTGCAAACGCCGCTCGAACTCGGGGCCGATATGGTGATGTACTCACTGACCAAGTATATGGCGGGCCACTCCGATACGGTGATGGGCGCCGTAATCGTTAACGACGACGAGCTGCACCAGCGCCTAAGTTTCTACCAGAACGCCTGCGGCGGCACGCCCGGCCCCCAAGACTGCTTCCTGGTGCTGCGCGGCCTCAAGACCCTGCACGTACGGATGCAGCGCCACTGCGAAAACGGCCGCAAAGTAGCCGAGTTTCTTAAGGCTCACCCCAAAGTGGAGAAAGTGTACTGGCCCGGCTTCGAGGATCATCCCAACCATGCCATTGCCGCCAAGCAAATGCGCGACTTTGGGGGCATGATTTCCTTTGTGCTGAAGGGCGACCGGCAGGAAGATGCCGTGGCCTGCCTCGAGAAATTTCAGCTGTTTTCCCTGGCCGAAAGCCTGGGCGGCGTAGAAAGCCTCTCGGGCCACCCCGCCACTATGACCCACGCCAGCATCCCGGCCGAAGAGCGCCGCAAAGCCGGCCTCTCCGATTCGCTGATCCGCTTAAGCGTGGGCATTGAGGACGCCGATGACCTGCTGGAAGACCTGCAGCAAGCCATTGGGTAGGGCGGGCTTTGTGCTCTTGGTGGGGGGTAGCCTGCTGGCCCAGGCCGGAACGGCCGTGGCCCAGCAGGCCGACGAAGCAGCTACCCCCTTCAGTCGGGCCAACCTGGTGCTGGTCCGGACGCCGGCTAGTCCCGATTCGGTGCTGGCTCAGATGCGGCTGCACCTGGTTTCCCGCGGCTACGTTATAGACAGCGTAGATGCCACCCACGGCCTGCTGACAACCCGGGTGGTAGTGCCTGCCACGCGCCCAGCCGAACAGCTGAAGCTGCGCGCCGTGCATGTGGCTACCGGCTGGAAGATAACCGGCCTGTTTACGATGGAAGGCCCCGCGCGCGGCACTGCTACCGCTTTCCCGGCCCAGTTTTTCGGGCTGGAAACCGCTCCGGCGAAAACCGCTTTTCGGGAGGTAGAGGCTCTGGCCCGCGCCGTCCCGCGGGGTACGCTCCGTTACGGTCGGGGTAAGGTTCGCTTCGGGCCTTTTACGAAGCTGGAGGATGCCCTGAAGCTTGTGTGGTAACGCCCCACATTACGTATTTATAGCCCAAACGCCCGGCCTGCAGGCCGGGCGTTTGTTTTACCTGGGGGAGCCGCTCGGATTCCGGTCGGGCCAGGGCTACGCCGGGGAATGAATGCAGCGCAATCTGGGTTGCCTGCCCAACCCGTACATAATGGCTCTGTTCCCTGCTGTATTGATGCGTATGCGCCTCCTGGTCTTGTTTTCGCTGTTGATTGGCTTTGGCTGCACCGAGCCAACGGCTGACCCGGCCCCGCGTGCTACCCCACTGCCGCCCGCGAAGCCAGCTGTAACCCAAATCAGCTACCTGGCTCTCGGCGACTCGTACACCATTGGGGAAGGCGTACCCGCGACGGATTGGTGGGGCCTGCAGCTGGCCCGGCTCGGCCAAACCGATGGTATTCAAACCCCCGACATCATTGCCCGAACCGGCTGGACTACCGCCGAGCTGCAGGAGGCCATCAAATCGGCCAACAACCAGAATACGTATGAGCTGGTGTCGCTGATGATTGGGGTTAACAACCAGTACCGGGGCCAGCCGGTAGCCACCTACCGCACTGAGCTGCGGGAGCTGCTGCAAACGGCTATTCGCTTTGCCGGCGGCCGACCGGGGCGCGTGTTCATGCTGTCCATTCCGGACTGGGGCCGCTCGCCCTACGCCCGCAATTACGATCAGGAGCGGATTACTATGGAAATAAATCAGTTCAATGCCGCCGCCCAGCAGGAGTGCCGGCAACTGGGGGTGGCCTACGTGAACATCACCGACCTGACCCGCGCGGCCGCCGACGACGCTACCCAGTTTGCCCCCGACGGGCTGCATTATTCGGGTAAGCACATGCAGCAGTGGGCGCAGCAGGCCCTGCCGGTGGCCCGGCAGCTGCTACAGTAAGGCCCGCCCTCAACCACCGAGTCAGTGGGCTTTTTTAGCAACGGAGAGAAGCACTAGCAGGGCCCCTCAAACAAAACCGGTTGCTGGTTGTATATCTGCACAAGTAGCGCCCGCCCTGCAGTTGGGGTAGGGGCGCTTCTGCCTGGTGCCGCGTGAAAAATTACTCCTTTCTTAATCTTGCTTCTCAGGAATGCCGGTTGGTTACAGCCGCTGGTTTCCGTAGCAGCTTCCATTTGCCTACCCCCACGAAGGAGTTGGGGTGTTGTTGCTGTTGGTAGAAGGGCCGGCCGCAGACCTGCGGTAGATTGCCGCTCTGGTGCGGCCTTCCCGGTAGGAAATCAGTAAGCTGAACCCTACCAGCCCCGGAGCGCCTCCGTGCGTATGGGCAAAAAAGAGCCAGTACAATCTTGGTAAAAAGCCCGCCGCAAAGCGGCTTTCCGGTGCCTGCTGGCGGCCGGAAGCAAGGTCGGCGTGAGTTTCTGTTGTGTGTTGAGCTGGCCGCGGCCTCCTGCGTAAGGAGCGGCGGCAGTACGTGTTTTCTTTTTCTCTTTTCCTATGAATCATTTATCCGCAAGCCGAATCGGGTTGGTCACGGCCTTGTCGTT is a genomic window containing:
- a CDS encoding SGNH/GDSL hydrolase family protein translates to MRLLVLFSLLIGFGCTEPTADPAPRATPLPPAKPAVTQISYLALGDSYTIGEGVPATDWWGLQLARLGQTDGIQTPDIIARTGWTTAELQEAIKSANNQNTYELVSLMIGVNNQYRGQPVATYRTELRELLQTAIRFAGGRPGRVFMLSIPDWGRSPYARNYDQERITMEINQFNAAAQQECRQLGVAYVNITDLTRAAADDATQFAPDGLHYSGKHMQQWAQQALPVARQLLQ
- a CDS encoding cystathionine gamma-synthase yields the protein MKFGTKAIHAGVHPDPTTGAIMTPIYQTSTYVQRSPGDHKGFEYSRTHNPTRSQLQDALAALDNGKHGLAFATGMAAIDCIVKLLQPGDEVISTNDLYGGSYRLFTKVYQNYGIKFHFVPMHDMTAVEAAVTERTKLIWVETPTNPLLNVIDIAAASAVAKKAGALLVVDNTFSTPYLQTPLELGADMVMYSLTKYMAGHSDTVMGAVIVNDDELHQRLSFYQNACGGTPGPQDCFLVLRGLKTLHVRMQRHCENGRKVAEFLKAHPKVEKVYWPGFEDHPNHAIAAKQMRDFGGMISFVLKGDRQEDAVACLEKFQLFSLAESLGGVESLSGHPATMTHASIPAEERRKAGLSDSLIRLSVGIEDADDLLEDLQQAIG
- a CDS encoding TVP38/TMEM64 family protein, producing MAFLKELFHQNTSTLVSLFLLAILPLVGDSILAWGLHENAEWLRHPSALQMLLYFVVVAFTMTFALTHTTVVVLVTAFYFGWPGFAGMLLTYMLAALFGHMLATSLDKGKLIGLLEKFPKAHAIMHELRADSWRLVLLTRLSPVLPFALITFILAVMGVPRRQFLTASVVGMLPRTLFFYWLGTKAQDVLLLIQDPDTGTAGKVLVVVLVAVSLFGLYFLFTRALKRVLQRGVEKEQKNFS